In Actinoplanes octamycinicus, the genomic window GGTCGCCGGCACCCCGGAACCGGGCGGGGTCGACGGTCGGCCCGTGGTCGTCGCCGGTCGTACCGAGGTCACCCACCGGCACGGTGCGCGCGTCGCGTACCCCTCGGGTCCTGGCCTTGTTGATCAGAATCCGGTAGACCCAGGTACGCAGTGACGACCGCGCCTCGAACCGGTCGACGCCGCGCAGCACGCCGAGCCACGTCTCCTGCACCACGTCGTGGGCGCTGTGCTCGTCGGCCACGTAGGCCCGGGCGGCCCGCAGCATGCCCGGCGACCACGCGTCGATGAGCTCGGCGAACATGGTCTCGTCCCGGGCCCGCAGCCGCGCCACGATGACGACGTCACCGGGCAGCGCGCTGTCGGAGGGTGCGGTCTCGACCACCACCGCACTCTACGGCGTTCCGTCACGCTCCCCAGGGGTCGTCGATGAGCAGGCCCCAGGTGCCGTCCGGCCGGCGGCGCAGGACGTCCGCGCTGGTGCCGCTGAGCCGCAGCGGCGTGCCGTCGGGCCCGGTGCCGTCAAGCGTCCAGGCGTTGAGAACGGTGGCCACCCCGCCGGCCTCCACGACCTTGCGGATGTCCGGGGTGAGGGTGGGGCGCAGGGCGGCGAACCCGGCCAGCGCCGACCGGATCTGATCGGTGCCGCGCAACGGGGCCGCGCCGGGCTCCGGGATGAACGCGGCGTCCGGCTCGTAGAGGGCGACGGCGTCCTCGACCCGGCCGTCATGCAGGGCGGCGGCGAACTCGGTGATCACGTCGGCAGGCGTACTGGGCATGGTGGTCTCTCCGTTCAGCGGTATTCGGGGTTGGCGAAGTCGAAGCGGCACCCGGCGTCCCATTCGCTGCGCTGGTTGCCGTGCGCCGGGATGCCGCCGGCGTCCTTGAGCATCCGGGCCAGGTGCAGCAGGTTCCAGGTCATGAAGGTGGTGTTGCGGTTGGTGAAGTCGTTCTGCGGGCCGCCGGAGCCCGGGTCGAGGTAGGAGGGCCCGGGCCCGGCCTCGCCGATCCATCCGGCGTCGGCCTGCGGCGGGATCGTGTAGCCCAGGTGCTGCAGGCTGTAGAGGACGTTCTGCGCGCAATGCTTGACGCCGTCCTCGTTGCCGGTGATCAGGCACCCGCCGACCCGGCCGTAATAGGCGTACTGGCCGGAGTCGTTGAGCAGGTGCGAGCAGGCGTAGAGCCGCTCGATGACCTTCTTGGTGATCGACGAGTTGTCGCCCAGCCAGATCGGCCCGGCGACGACCAGGACGTCGGCCGGCAGCACGTGGTCCTGGTACAGCGCGGGCCAGGCGTCGGAGGCCCAGCCGTGCTCGGTCATGTCGGGCCACACCCCGGTGGCGATGTCGTGGTCGACGGCCCGCAGCACCTCGACCCGCACGCCCTGCTTCTCCATGATCGTCCGGCTGAGGTCGATCAGCCCGCCGGTGTGCGTGACTTCCGGGGACCGTTTCAGGGTGCAGTTGATGAACAGGGCGCGCAGGTCGTCGTAGCGGGTGTCGGGCATCGCTCCTCCTCGGTCTCTGTCCGGTAGTCCCGGGCGGCCCGCGTGGCGTTACACCCTCGCGCCGATCGCATCTCCGGCCGGCCCGGTTTGCGCTCGCGACGCGCGACCCAGATCAAGATCCGTTGGTGGTACGCCGTGATCCGCCGCCGTGCCTGCCCTCCGTGATTCCCAGCTCGGAGGTCTATCCTCTGGGCAGTGCAGCGCGACCCGCGTGCCGGCGGCCCACCAGGCCGGCGGCTTGCATATCGATCCGACGGCTGCGGGGACGACATGGCGACCACTCTGTTCGACCGGCTCCGGCCCGGCGACCATGTCTGCCTGATCGGTGACGACGACGTGCTGCAGGCCCGGGGGATCGCCCAGTACATCCGGGCCGGCCTGCGCGAACGTCAGCGCGTGGTGTTCTACGGCGACCGGACCGGCCTGCTCGACCAGGAGCTGGCCGCCGCGGGGGTGGACACCGGCGACGCCTGCGGGTCCGGGCAGTTGCAGATCATCTCGCCCGGCGAGTCGTACCTGGCGTCCGGCCGGTTCGACCCGGACGCGACCATCGCGGCCTGGCGCACCGAGGAGGCGATCACCCGGGCCGCCGGTTTCGACGGCCTCCGGGTCGGCGGCGACATGGGCTGGGCGGCCCGCCCGGTTCCCGGCGCCGATCTGCTGGGTCATTACGAGGCCCAGGTCAACCGGGTCTTCGCCGACGGGTTCGTGACCGCGGTCTGCTTCTACGACCGGCGGCTGTTCCCGCACGCGGAGCTGCGGCACCTGTCCTGCGCCCACCCGGCGACCGCGACCGCCGGCCCGGAGCCGGACACCGC contains:
- a CDS encoding RNA polymerase sigma factor, with amino-acid sequence MVETAPSDSALPGDVVIVARLRARDETMFAELIDAWSPGMLRAARAYVADEHSAHDVVQETWLGVLRGVDRFEARSSLRTWVYRILINKARTRGVRDARTVPVGDLGTTGDDHGPTVDPARFRGAGDPYPGHWHSSPPAWPSPEDGAVAAETRRELAAALAGLPARQRVVVTLRDVTGHSGDEVCELLSISAANQRVLLHRGRAALRAALERRWAEEARS
- a CDS encoding YybH family protein, producing MPSTPADVITEFAAALHDGRVEDAVALYEPDAAFIPEPGAAPLRGTDQIRSALAGFAALRPTLTPDIRKVVEAGGVATVLNAWTLDGTGPDGTPLRLSGTSADVLRRRPDGTWGLLIDDPWGA
- a CDS encoding flavodoxin family protein, which encodes MPDTRYDDLRALFINCTLKRSPEVTHTGGLIDLSRTIMEKQGVRVEVLRAVDHDIATGVWPDMTEHGWASDAWPALYQDHVLPADVLVVAGPIWLGDNSSITKKVIERLYACSHLLNDSGQYAYYGRVGGCLITGNEDGVKHCAQNVLYSLQHLGYTIPPQADAGWIGEAGPGPSYLDPGSGGPQNDFTNRNTTFMTWNLLHLARMLKDAGGIPAHGNQRSEWDAGCRFDFANPEYR
- a CDS encoding MEDS domain-containing protein → MATTLFDRLRPGDHVCLIGDDDVLQARGIAQYIRAGLRERQRVVFYGDRTGLLDQELAAAGVDTGDACGSGQLQIISPGESYLASGRFDPDATIAAWRTEEAITRAAGFDGLRVGGDMGWAARPVPGADLLGHYEAQVNRVFADGFVTAVCFYDRRLFPHAELRHLSCAHPATATAGPEPDTAPQLRMLRTVDPPGIRLSGEADLANRAALSAVMRALADDTPDGSGPLTVDVHELRYADASAARFLMYPAVHAGRPLRVVGCSRALRRMLTLQGSDGVPGLLVETDR